Proteins from a single region of Nomascus leucogenys isolate Asia chromosome 2, Asia_NLE_v1, whole genome shotgun sequence:
- the LOC100589390 gene encoding protocadherin beta-18, with protein sequence MEPGKGRAQRTRQVLLFFVFLGGSLVCSETWSYSIAEEMEVGTFIANMVKDMGLDVEDLAARGARVIFDDYKPYLRLDPQNGDLLLNEQLDREALCDLTEPCILHFQVLFENPLQFFRAELLVKDINDHTPTFLNNHILLKISEGTTLGTLFQIDSAQDLDVGKNGVQNYTISPNPHFHLKLRDSDEGRKYPELVLDQSLDREKESELSLTLTAVDGGSPPRSGTTLINVVVLDINDNAPEFEKPVYEVHVPESSPLDSLIIKASATDLDAGINGELSYSFSHVSRDVRKTFEIHPISGEVYLKAPLDFEIIQSYVINIQAIDGGSLSGKSSILVRVVDVNDNPPEIAMTSLTSPIPENSSPEMVVAVFSIRDQDAGDNGRMVCSIQDNLPFVLKPTFKNFYALVTEHPLDREIRNEYNITITVTDLGTPRLKTEYNITVLVSDVNDNAPVFTQTSYTLFVRENNSPALHIGSVSATDRDSGTNAQITYSLLPPQDPHLPLASLVSINADNGHLFVLRSLDYEALQAFEFRMGAADHGSPALSSEALVRVLVLDANDNSPFVLYPLQNGSSPCTELVPRGAEPGYLVTKVVAVDGDSGQNAWLSYQLLKATEPGLFGVWAHNGEVRTARLLSERDAAKHRLVVLVKDNGEPPRSATATLHVLLVDGFSQPYLPLPEAAPAQAQADSLTVYLVVALASVSSLFLLSVLLFVAVRLCRRSRAAPVGRCSVPEGPFPGHLVDVSGTGTLSQSYQYEVCLTGGSAANEFKFLKPIIPNLLPRDSEMEKAPPF encoded by the coding sequence ATGGAGCCGGGAAAGGGAAGAGCTCAGCGGACAAGGCAAGtgctgcttttctttgttttcctgggAGGGTCTTTGGTGTGTTCTGAGACGTGGAGCTATTCCATAGCAGAGGAAATGGAGGTCGGCACGTTtatagctaacatggtgaaagacATGGGTTTGGATGTGGAAGACCTGGCTGCACGGGGGGCCAGAGTCATCTTTGACGACTATAAACCTTATTTGCGATTGGATCCACAGAATGGCGACTTGCTCTTAAATGAGCAGCTGGACCGGGAGGCACTTTGTGATCTCACAGAGCCATGTATATTGCATTTCCAGGTGTTATTTGAAAATCCGTTGCAATTTTTTCGGGCTGAGCTTTTGGTCAAAGACATAAATGATCACACTCCCACGTTCCTAAACAATCATATACTTCTAAAAATCTCCGAAGGTACTACTCTAGGAACCTTATTCCAAATAGATAGTGCGCAGGACTTGGATGTGGGAAAGAATGGTGTTCAAAACTATACAATAAGTCCCAATCCCCATTTCCACCTTAAATTACGAGACAGCGATGAGGGCAGAAAATACCCAGAGTTGGTACTGGACCAATCCCTGGATCGAGAAAAGGAGTCTGAGCTTAGTTTAACGCTAACAGCCGTGGATGGCGGGTCTCCACCCAGGTCTGGGACTACACTGATTAACGTTGTGGTCCTGGACATCAATGACAATGCCCCTGAATTTGAGAAGCCAGTCTATGAAGTTCATGTACCTGAGAGCAGCCCTCTGGACTCCTTGATCATCAAAGCGTCTGCTACAGATTTAGATGCAGGAATAAATGGAGAACTGTCTTACTCATTTTCCCACGTCTCCAGAGATGTACGGAAAACATTTGAAATCCATCCAATTTCTGGCGAAGTCTATTTAAAAGCACCTCTAGATTTCGAGATTATTCAATCTTATGTCATAAACATTCAGGCCATTGACGGTGGGAGCCTTTCTGGAAAATCAAGCATTTTAGTTCGGGTTGTAGATGTGAATGACAACCCGCCAGAAATAGCCATGACATCTCTTACCAGCCCCATACCGGAAAACTCTTCACCTGAGATGGTGGTCGCTGTTTTCAGCATACGAGACCAAGATGCTGGAGACAATGGCAGAATGGTTTGCTCAATTCAGGACAACCTCCCCTTTGTCTTGAAGCCTACCTTCAAGAATTTTTACGCTCTGGTAACAGAACACCCACTGGACAGAGAGATCAGAAATGAATATAACATCACCATCACCGTGACCGACTTGGGGACACCCAGGCTGAAAACCGAGTACAACATAACCGTGCTGGTCTCCGACGTCAATGACAACGCCCCCGTCTTCACCCAAACCTCCTACACCCTGTTCGTCCGCGAGAACAACAGCCCCGCCCTGCACATCGGCAGCGTCAGCGCCACAGACAGAGACTCAGGCACCAACGCCCAGATCACCTACTCGCTGCTGCCGCCCCAGGACCCGCACCTGCCCCTCGCCTCCCTGGTCTCCATCAACGCAGACAATGGCCACCTATTCGTCCTCAGGTCGCTGGACTACGAGGCCCTGCAGGCGTTCGAGTTTCGCATGGGCGCCGCAGACCACGGCTCCCCGGCGCTGAGCAGCGAGGCGCTGGTGCGCGTGCTGGTGCTGGACGCCAACGACAACTCGCCCTTTGTGCTGTACCCGCTGCAGAACGGCTCGTCGCCCTGCACCGAACTGGTGCCCCGAGGGGCCGAGCCGGGCTACCTGGTGACCAAGGTGGTGGCGGTGGACGGTGACTCGGGCCAGAACGCCTGGCTGTCGTACCAGCTGCTCAAGGCCACAGAGCCCGGGCTGTTCGGCGTGTGGGCGCACAATGGCGAGGTGCGCACCGCCAGGCTGCTGAGCGAGCGCGACGCGGCCAAGCACAGGCTGGTGGTGCTGGTCAAGGACAATGGCGAGCCTCCGCGCTCGGCCACCGCCACGCTGCACGTGCTCCTGGTGGACGGCTTCTCCCAGCCCTACCTGCCGCTCCCGGAGGCGGCCccggcccaggcccaggccgaCTCGCTCACCGTCTACCTGGTGGTGGCATTGGCCTCGGTGTCATCGCTCTTCCTCCTCTCGGTGCTCCTGTTCGTGGCGGTGCGGCTGTGCAGGAGGAGCAGGGCGGCCCCGGTGGGTCGCTGCTCGGTGCCAGAGGGCCCCTTTCCAGGGCATCTGGTGGACGTGAGCGGCACCGGGACCCTATCCCAGAGCTACCAGTATGAGGTGTGTCTGACGGGAGGCTCAGCAGCAAATGAGTTCAAATTCCTGAAGCCGATAATTCCCAATCTCCTGCCCCGGGATAGCGAAATGGAGAAAGCCCCACCTTTCTGA